The DNA window GGCAACATCACCGGCATTTCGGACGTGGCGGCCGCGCTCACGACCAAGCGTCTGTCGTTGCTGAAGGAACTGTCGCCGAAACTTCGGAAGGTGGCGATGCTCTGGAACAAGGATGATCTGGGCATGACGCTACGCTACCAGGCCTCAGCGAGTGTTGCCGAGTCCATTGGAATTTCGGTGCAGGCGGTCGGCGTCCGCGAGCCGGATGATTTCAACGAGGCGTTTGAGGTCATGAACAACGATAGGCCGGATGCCATCCTGATGGTCGCCGACGCGCTGACCAATCTCAATCGCAAGCGCGTATTTGAATTCGCCGTCGCCAAGAAATTGCCGGCGATCTATGAATACGACTTCATCGTTCGGGACGGCGGTCTGATGTCCTACGGACCCGATTTAACGGAGTCGTTCGAGCGTGCATCGGCGCTGGTTGCCCGCGTCTTCCAGGGCGCAAAGCCGGCTGACCTGCCGTTCGAGCAGCCGACCCTGTATCCGTTTGCGCTCAATCTGAAAACCGCCAAGAGCATCGGCATCGAGATTCCGCCGACATTGCTGGCGCTTGCCGACGAAGTGATCGAGTGAGCGCCTTTTCGGTTCTGATTGAATCAGAACCGAGGCTCTAACCTTTGATTTGACGCGTTTTCTTCACGCGAACCGGTATCCACTTCGCTCGAAAACGCTCTAAACTCTAAACCACCGACCGGTGCCGCCCGATGCAGGTCTGCAAGACCTCATCCATCGGCCTGGCCCACCAGTCGTTGGAGAAAATCTCGATCTCGGAGTAACCGGCGAAGCCCTGCGCTTCGACTGCGCGGCGTGCCGATTTGATATCGATCACGCCGTCGCCCATCATGCCGCGGTCGTTGAGAATATCCTTGGTCGGCACCAGCCAGTCGCAGACGTGGAACGCCAGCAACCGCTCCTTGCCGGCGCGAGCGATCTGCGGCAACAGCTCCGGATCCCACCAGATGTGATAGACGTCGAGCGCGACCCCCAATGCCCCGGTGCGTTGCGGATCCAGCCGGTCGCAAATATCGAGCGCTTGCCTGGTCGTATTCACACAGGCCCGGTCGGCGGCATAGGCCGGATGCAGCGGCTCGATCGCCAGCGGCATGTTGGCCTGTTTTGCGTAGTCCAACATCTCGGCGATGGCATCGTCGACCTGCGCGCGGGCGGCCACGATATCCTTTGAAGCATCGCTTCCCGGCCGCGAATATTGCGGCAACCCGCCAACCACGAGCACGATGCAGGGCGCGCCGAGCGCCTTGGCCTCATCGATCGCACGACGGTTATCATCGCGCACCTCGGAGCGACGTGCGGCATCTGAGGTAAACATCCCGCCACGGCAATAGCCCGACAGTTCGAGCCCGGCATCGCGCACCACGCGGGCCGCGCGGTCGAGGCCGATAGCTGCCACCTGGTCGCGCCAGGGATCGATGGCACGGATGCCGTGCCGCGCACAGGCGTCGATGATCTGCGCAAGATCGCCCTGCTTGCGGACCGTCGCCGTATTCAGCGACAGCCAGCGATGATCAGAAGAGAAATCCCGCATCAGCTTTCGATGCCACGTAGCGCAAGGACCGCCTGCATCCGTCGCGTCGCCAATTCAGGATTGGCGAGAAGTCCCGCTTTGTCCGCAAGACGGAACAGTTCAGCCAGATGCAGCGTCGAGCGCGCGCTCTCCTGCCCGCCGACCATGGTGAAATGATCCTGATGGCCGTTGAGATAAGCCATGAACACCACGCCGGTCTTGTAGAACCGGGTCGGCGCCTTGAAGATATGGCGCGACAGCGGCACGGTCCGCTCGAGCACGTCGCGGAAACCGGCCTCGTCGCCCGCCGCCAGCCGCGACAGCGCGTAGGATGCTGCCGGCGCGATGGCGTCGAAGATGCCCAGCAACGCATGCGAGAAGCCTTGCGCATCGCCGGCGATCAGTTCGGCATAGTTGAAATCGTCACCGGTATACATCTTGACGTTCTCATCGAGCCGGCGGCGCATATCGATCTCACGCTGCTTGTCGAGCAGCGAGACCTTGACGCCGTCCACCTTGGCGGCATTCGCGTTGATGATGCCGACGGCGGTATCCATGGCTTCATCCAGGTTCGATGTCCCCCAGTAATTCGCCAATGCCGAGTCGAACATGTCGCCGAGCCAATGGATAATCACGGGCTGCGCCACCTGCGACAACACGCGGTTGTAGACCTTGGCGTAATCATCGGCATTGCGGCCAAGCTTTGCCAGCGCCCGCGACGCCATCAGGATGATCCTGCCGCCGGCCTTTTCGACCGCCGCGATCTGTTCCTCATAGGCCCGGATCACGTCGTCGACGCTCTTGGCATCTTCCACCGCGAGATGATCGGTGCCCGCGCCGGAAAATACCAGCGCATTGCCCCTTGCCTTGGCTGCCGCGACCGAACGCCTGATCAACTCCAGCGAGGTTGGCCAGTCCAATCCCATGCCGCGCTGAGCGGTGTCCATCGCCTCGGCCACGCCGAGACCGAGGTCCCAGATATGCTCGCGAAAGGCGATCGTCCGGTCCCAGTCGACGGCGGCTGTCAGCCACGGGTCGGCGTCGGCAAGCGG is part of the Bradyrhizobium canariense genome and encodes:
- a CDS encoding ABC transporter substrate-binding protein; translation: MKRREFMAMLGGAALAYPRAAFTQTPGKTYHLGTLHPVAPMTEASPFGKIIIKTLAQHGYILGQNLTYDARSSMGDNAKIPGVLQELKASGTDAILVVGFPSALAAKPLGVPIIGATGLGDPVETKLIDSLAHPGGNITGISDVAAALTTKRLSLLKELSPKLRKVAMLWNKDDLGMTLRYQASASVAESIGISVQAVGVREPDDFNEAFEVMNNDRPDAILMVADALTNLNRKRVFEFAVAKKLPAIYEYDFIVRDGGLMSYGPDLTESFERASALVARVFQGAKPADLPFEQPTLYPFALNLKTAKSIGIEIPPTLLALADEVIE
- a CDS encoding sugar phosphate isomerase/epimerase family protein, producing the protein MRDFSSDHRWLSLNTATVRKQGDLAQIIDACARHGIRAIDPWRDQVAAIGLDRAARVVRDAGLELSGYCRGGMFTSDAARRSEVRDDNRRAIDEAKALGAPCIVLVVGGLPQYSRPGSDASKDIVAARAQVDDAIAEMLDYAKQANMPLAIEPLHPAYAADRACVNTTRQALDICDRLDPQRTGALGVALDVYHIWWDPELLPQIARAGKERLLAFHVCDWLVPTKDILNDRGMMGDGVIDIKSARRAVEAQGFAGYSEIEIFSNDWWARPMDEVLQTCIGRHRSVV
- a CDS encoding dihydrodipicolinate synthase family protein produces the protein MNKPVLPVSSYQLKLPTADRGIETYRLAASRTFPSKLQGTLNRVAFSAAHVVADPLADADPWLTAAVDWDRTIAFREHIWDLGLGVAEAMDTAQRGMGLDWPTSLELIRRSVAAAKARGNALVFSGAGTDHLAVEDAKSVDDVIRAYEEQIAAVEKAGGRIILMASRALAKLGRNADDYAKVYNRVLSQVAQPVIIHWLGDMFDSALANYWGTSNLDEAMDTAVGIINANAAKVDGVKVSLLDKQREIDMRRRLDENVKMYTGDDFNYAELIAGDAQGFSHALLGIFDAIAPAASYALSRLAAGDEAGFRDVLERTVPLSRHIFKAPTRFYKTGVVFMAYLNGHQDHFTMVGGQESARSTLHLAELFRLADKAGLLANPELATRRMQAVLALRGIES